A window of Mytilus edulis chromosome 10, xbMytEdul2.2, whole genome shotgun sequence contains these coding sequences:
- the LOC139493030 gene encoding uncharacterized protein: MSNEQASHHGLTIWTTAVFIIGEIAGGGVLALPKAVEDTGWIGIPLLVVFTLTSSYTGTIIAKSWIIIQDRFPEYRNHVPDPYPVIGEKAYGKHGRHLVTFSINFTLFGASTVYLILASENIEDLMSDVTKDISFCYWLLILGAILTPITCLGTPADFWPIGVGATMSTGIACILILIQVLHDNKSAPPVTHSSTDFMKFSAAFGTLVFSVSGHPAFPTFIADMKKKTDFKWAILIGYIIVMLMYLPTTTSGYFVYGRNLNPNIVKNMTSGPITYIIDILMTLHLIFGYLILINPVCQGLEAKVGVPKAFTWKRCIARSAIVIVVIFVAESVPHFGAILSLIGGSTTTLLSYILPCVFYLKLAKGSNNQTIHKKYGISYQNAESTDEGDLSEQNYTEKPKKTPLIKDLNTTKHDIKDVNGAPPHSYEEQNRELIEEIVIPLWERVLNYEIIFVGTLAGIAATAAAIKTLVSPDTFSVPCYINPGRI; encoded by the exons gcgAGTCATCATGGACTTACTATTTGGACAACAGCTGTTTTTATAATAGGTGAAATAGCAGGAGGTGGTGTTCTTGCTCTTCCTAAAGCTGTAGAAGATACAG GTTGGATTGGAATCCCACTCCTTGTAGTATTTACTTTAACATCATCATACACGGGAACAATTATTGCGAAAAGCTGGATAATAATTCAAGACAGGTTCCCTGAATACCGGAATCATGTTCCTGACCCTTATCCTGTAATAGGAGAAAAAGCTTATGGAAAACATGGACG ACATTTGGTGACATTTTCCATTAACTTCACACTGTTTGGTGCATCTACTGTTTATTTAATATTGGCATCCGAGAATATTGAAGATCTCATGTCCGATGTTACTAAAGATATCTCGTTCTGCTATTGGTTGTTGATACTTGGCGCTATACTTACACCAATCACATGTCTTGGTACTCCTGCAGACTTTTG GCCTATTGGTGTGGGTGCCACTATGTCAACAGGAATAGCCTGCATCCTGATTCTTATTCAGGTTTTACACGATAACAAATCTGCTCCACCAGTAACACATTCGTCAACCGATTTTATGAAGTTCTCTGCAGCTTTTGGGACCTTGGTGTTTTCGGTTAGCGGTCATCCCGCTTTCCCGACATTTATAGCTGACATGAAGAAAAAGACAGATTTTAAATGGGCAATATTGATAGGATATATTA TTGTCATGTTGATGTATCTCCCGACCACAACTTCCGGTTACTTCGTCTATGGACGAAATCTGAATCCAAACATTGTAAAGAACATGACCTCAGGACCTATAACCTACATCATAGATATTTTAATGACTCTACATTTAATATTTGGATACTTAATACTCATCAACCCTGTCTGTCAGGGACTAGAGGCTAAAGTAGGTGTTCCTAAAG CTTTTACATGGAAACGCTGTATTGCGAGATCAGCAATTGTaatagttgttatatttgttgcTGAAAGTGTTCCTCACTTTGGCGCAATTTTATCTCTGATTGGAGGTTCGACAACTACACTTTTATCCTATATCCTTCCGTGTGTGTTCTATCTCAAGTTAGCTAAAGGATCAAACAATCAAACTATTCACAAAAAATACGGAATTTCTTATCAAAATGCTGAATCAACAGACGAAGGCGATCTCTCTGAGCAAAATTATACAGAAAAACCGAAAAAGACTCCATTAATAAAAGATCTGAATACcacaaaacatgacataaaagaCGTCAATGGTGCTCCTCCACATTCATATGAGGAACAAAACAGAGAACTAATTGAGGAAAt agttattcccctttgggAGAGAGTATTGAATTATGAGATTATATTTGTTGGTACTCTTGCTGGAATAGCAGCTACTGCGGCAGCCATTAAAACGTTAGTGAGTCCAGATACATTCTCCGTACCATGTTATATTAACCCTGGTAGAATTTGA